A DNA window from Massilia putida contains the following coding sequences:
- the cobT gene encoding nicotinate-nucleotide--dimethylbenzimidazole phosphoribosyltransferase, with the protein MRLPHIAPTANPDLTSLLSAAINNKTKPLGSLGALERLANRLGLIQETVAPTIRQPAILVFAGDHGIVAEGVSAYPQDVTWQMVENFLAQGAAINVFARQNDIDLHVVDAGVNHDFGVRAGLIDRKVAYGTRNFALEPAMTPEQCAAALEHGAALAANLPGNVVGFGEMGIGNTTAAASLMHKLTGIPVAECVGAGTGLSPEGVLRKRRVIEAAALHHAGVDDTLAVLATFGGFEIAMMAGAMLKAAALRKVLLIDGFIVTSALLVAVGIEPAILDYCVFAHCSDESGHRRMLDALGAEPLLQLNLRLGEGTGAALALPLLHAAVNFLNEMATFESASVSEKSA; encoded by the coding sequence ATGCGCCTCCCGCACATCGCCCCCACGGCCAATCCCGATCTCACCTCGCTGTTGTCTGCCGCCATCAATAACAAAACAAAACCGCTCGGCAGTCTCGGCGCGCTCGAACGGCTGGCCAACCGCCTTGGCCTGATCCAGGAGACCGTCGCGCCCACGATCCGGCAGCCGGCCATCCTTGTGTTTGCGGGCGACCACGGCATCGTCGCGGAAGGCGTGTCCGCCTATCCCCAGGACGTCACGTGGCAGATGGTCGAAAACTTCCTGGCCCAGGGCGCCGCCATCAATGTGTTCGCGCGCCAGAACGATATCGATCTGCATGTGGTGGATGCCGGCGTCAATCACGATTTCGGCGTCCGCGCGGGTCTCATCGACCGCAAGGTGGCGTACGGCACGCGCAACTTCGCGCTCGAGCCGGCGATGACGCCCGAGCAGTGCGCGGCCGCGCTGGAACACGGCGCCGCCCTCGCGGCCAACCTGCCCGGCAACGTCGTCGGCTTCGGCGAGATGGGCATCGGGAACACGACGGCGGCAGCAAGCCTGATGCACAAGCTGACCGGCATCCCCGTCGCCGAGTGCGTCGGCGCCGGCACGGGCCTGTCGCCGGAAGGCGTACTGCGCAAACGGCGCGTGATCGAAGCAGCCGCGCTGCACCACGCCGGCGTCGACGATACCCTTGCGGTGCTGGCCACGTTCGGCGGCTTCGAGATCGCGATGATGGCCGGCGCCATGCTCAAGGCGGCCGCGCTGCGCAAGGTGCTGCTGATCGACGGATTCATCGTGACGAGCGCCCTGCTGGTGGCGGTGGGTATCGAGCCCGCGATTCTGGATTACTGCGTGTTCGCGCACTGTTCCGACGAATCCGGTCACCGCCGCATGCTCGACGCGCTCGGCGCCGAGCCGCTGCTGCAGCTGAATCTGCGCCTGGGCGAAGGCACGGGCGCCGCGCTGGCCCTGCCGCTGCTGCACGCGGCCGTAAACTTCCTGAACGAGATGGCCACGTTCGAGTCGGCCAGCGTCAGCGAAAAGTCGGCTTGA
- a CDS encoding adenosylcobinamide-GDP ribazoletransferase: MHQIRLFFIALQFFTRLPVPAWVGFEASWLQHASRYFPLVGCVVAAIAAGIYYAAAHVLPAPMAAVLSTATSIYITGAFHEDGFADTCDGLGGGMTKERALEIMKDSRVGAYGAIGIVCMLATKLSALALLPPRVAVAALFVAHPVSRLAATALIWKLDYVRGEGKAKPLAQQMTNHEFAIAALTCAVPAACMLAAGWITPAAMLAAVLASTAAALWLGRLFVRRLGGYTGDCLGAVQQLAEALAYVAVLATLGHAAWTAA, translated from the coding sequence ATGCATCAAATCAGACTGTTCTTCATCGCCCTGCAGTTCTTCACGCGGCTGCCGGTCCCGGCCTGGGTCGGCTTCGAAGCCAGCTGGCTGCAGCACGCGTCGCGCTACTTCCCGCTCGTTGGCTGCGTGGTCGCGGCGATCGCGGCCGGCATCTATTACGCGGCCGCGCACGTACTGCCCGCGCCCATGGCGGCGGTGTTGTCGACCGCGACGTCGATCTATATCACGGGCGCCTTTCACGAAGACGGCTTTGCCGACACGTGCGACGGCCTGGGCGGCGGCATGACGAAGGAGCGGGCGCTCGAGATCATGAAGGATTCGCGCGTCGGTGCCTACGGCGCGATCGGCATCGTATGCATGCTCGCGACCAAGCTGTCCGCGCTGGCGCTGCTGCCGCCGCGCGTGGCCGTGGCTGCGCTGTTCGTCGCGCATCCTGTCTCGCGTCTCGCCGCGACGGCGCTGATCTGGAAACTGGACTATGTGCGCGGCGAGGGCAAGGCCAAGCCGCTGGCGCAGCAGATGACGAATCACGAATTCGCGATCGCGGCGCTCACGTGCGCGGTGCCGGCCGCGTGCATGCTCGCCGCCGGCTGGATCACCCCGGCCGCGATGCTGGCCGCGGTGCTTGCGTCGACAGCCGCCGCGCTGTGGCTGGGCCGCCTCTTCGTGCGCCGCCTCGGCGGCTACACGGGCGACTGCCTCGGCGCCGTGCAGCAACTGGCGGAAGCGCTGGCCTACGTCGCCGTGCTCGCCACGCTCGGCCACGCCGCCTGGACTGCGGCATGA
- a CDS encoding histidine phosphatase family protein has translation MTLYLVRHPRPDVAPGLCYGASDVPVPDAELARVHAALAKQDIPHLPVYASPLQRCALLAERLAPGRVTLDARLAEMDFGAWELRPWSAIPRSDVDAWAADLLHYRPGGAENVLDVARRVQSFVDDLRQPSALIVCHAGTIRLLTALHDGTPLEQAALQAAQTPHRIDYGQLVVLGV, from the coding sequence ATGACGCTGTACCTGGTGCGCCATCCGCGACCGGACGTGGCACCTGGCCTGTGTTATGGCGCCAGCGACGTCCCGGTGCCTGACGCGGAACTCGCCCGCGTGCACGCGGCGCTGGCGAAGCAAGACATACCTCACCTGCCCGTCTACGCAAGCCCGTTGCAACGCTGTGCCCTGCTGGCCGAACGCCTGGCCCCGGGCCGCGTGACGCTCGATGCGCGCCTGGCCGAGATGGATTTCGGCGCGTGGGAACTGCGTCCGTGGTCCGCGATCCCGCGCAGCGACGTCGACGCCTGGGCCGCCGATCTCCTCCACTACCGCCCCGGCGGCGCGGAGAACGTGCTCGACGTCGCGCGCCGCGTGCAGTCGTTCGTCGACGACCTGCGGCAACCGTCCGCGCTGATCGTCTGCCACGCCGGCACCATCCGCCTGCTGACAGCGCTGCACGACGGGACGCCGCTCGAACAGGCCGCGCTGCAGGCGGCGCAGACGCCGCATCGCATCGACTACGGGCAACTCGTCGTGCTGGGCGTATAA